The Campylobacter sp. RM10537 genome has a segment encoding these proteins:
- a CDS encoding LutC/YkgG family protein has protein sequence MNKIAEITSKSKASILKKLENYYHETEFSYTPSIDPVEHIYTTDDMLSELKQKMSDNKYIVEESTQDQLEEKINEIASSYGYTKLIYPQNLNLNLEKINAKEKVCFDKNIEDLRSEVFHSDFSIIHARVGVSSHGVALVLSSKEQPRMLSLAPKLCIVLLKKENVVKSLSEALNLTKKEHENLPSNILFIAGPSRTADIELITVFGVHGPQQAHIILY, from the coding sequence ATGAATAAAATTGCAGAAATTACCTCAAAAAGCAAAGCAAGCATTTTAAAAAAGCTAGAAAATTATTATCATGAAACAGAATTTTCTTATACTCCAAGTATTGACCCAGTAGAGCATATTTACACCACAGATGATATGCTTAGCGAGTTAAAACAAAAAATGAGTGATAATAAATATATTGTTGAAGAAAGCACTCAAGATCAACTTGAAGAAAAAATTAATGAAATTGCATCAAGTTATGGCTATACAAAACTAATCTATCCTCAAAATTTAAATTTAAATTTAGAAAAGATTAATGCTAAAGAAAAAGTTTGTTTTGATAAAAATATAGAAGACTTAAGATCTGAAGTTTTTCATAGTGATTTTTCGATTATCCATGCAAGAGTTGGAGTAAGTTCCCATGGTGTTGCTTTAGTGCTTTCATCTAAAGAGCAACCTAGAATGCTTTCTTTAGCTCCAAAACTTTGTATTGTTTTACTCAAAAAAGAAAATGTGGTTAAAAGTCTTAGCGAAGCTTTAAATTTGACTAAAAAAGAACATGAAAATTTACCAAGCAATATTTTGTTTATTGCTGGACCTTCAAGAACTGCTGATATAGAGTTAATTACTGTTTTTGGGGTTCATGGCCCACAGCAAGCTCATATTATTTTATACTAA